In the genome of Brachypodium distachyon strain Bd21 chromosome 3, Brachypodium_distachyon_v3.0, whole genome shotgun sequence, the window CGTTCGCGCCGCCCTCACCTGCCGCGGCTTCCTCCGCGCGGTCCGTTCGTCCCCCGCCTTCCGTCGCGGCTTCCGCGAGCTCCACCCGCCCTCACTCCTTGGCGTCTTCCTTGACATCTACGACGACGCCATGCCCGCCTTCGCGCCCGTCCGCTGCTCCGACCCGGACCACGCCGCTGCCGTCCGCGGAGCCGATGTCTTCCTTACCCGTCTCCCCTACGACAACGACAACGACCCTGGCTGGTCAATGTCTGAGTGCCGCGATGGGTATGTCGTTCTCGTCAACTGGATCGCCAAGCAGGTGGCCGTCTACAAACAACCCTCTCACACGGGCCCTGCATCTCTTCCCCGTGCCACCCGATGAGATCATTGAAGACATGCAAGCTGAGTTCCACGTGCTCTCCTCCGAAGAGGACCACGGGTCTTTCCGCGTTGTCATCGTCTGCCACGTAAATTGGGGAGCGCAAGCTGCTGTCTTCTCACCGGAGACCAGGGAGTGGCAGATTTTCCCATTCGATGAGGATGCAGCCACGCGACCCGCAGGCTATTGTCTTACTGACGAAGGCACTCTGGTGAATGGGTTTGTTTATTGGCCATTTGCAAAGAATGCTAATGTGCGTGTGCTGAACACCGCAACGTTTCAATTCTCCCGAATCGATCTGCCACATATGGAAGGGCATGAGGCAATCAAGATAGGTGAGaccaaggatggaaagctCTGTTTGGTTAGTGCTGCTAAACTCACGCTCATTGTTTGGGTCTGGAGAGCCGATGGCGACGGTGTCAATAGATGGATGCTGGACAAGACATTCCCGCTGCAGGATGCGATTGAGACCCCAGAATGCTGTCCAGATGGTCATTTTACACTGAAGATTATGTCAGTTATCGGTGGCATTGTGCATTTGTCTACTGTCTGTGAGACACATCCTGATTCTGATTGCTGGTTCTTATCCTTATGCATGGAAACAGAGAAGCTGAATCGGCTCTGCCCTATCAATTACTCAGTTTTTTCCTATCCATACATTATGGCCTGGCCTCCTTCTTTGGAACACAGTAAGGTGAACTAAGGAAACTAGAACCAGAAAAATGTACTTGAACTTTGTATTTTATACTTTATGAACCTCTGTCTTGCTTTGATTCAACAGGTGTAGTCTTTGGTTAGATTCACTCGGTATGGAACAAATCTAGATGTCGAGCTGTTGTCGGGAATTGCAAAAATATATGTGTAGCCTTGCTTTATATATCACTAATGGCTGTCAAGTCGTGATAGTGTTGCCTTTAACCAGAAAATGGCTGAATTTTTCTTCTGTGCTTcgaaaaaatattttctgggGATTAGCAGTATTTCTAAATTGCCAATGGGACCATACTTGTCTCTCATTTTCTCTCTTGGCAATATTACTTAAGTTCTCTTGCACGCATATACATGAACAGTTATCTTTAAGTTGTTCTCAGCTCTATGTAGAATGTGGTTCGTAGTGTAAATGTTAAGGAATATGTTGACCTAACTACGCCTTTGTAACATTCACCGTAATTAAGTAAAGTTTGAAAATGGTAAATCAACACTAGTTGAGAACTTACATAGATAAATTagccagattttttttgttgtttttcacAATTATGAATGTTAGGAACTCATTGGTGCGACTGTGCTTTTGGAAGTTGCATGTTGGCCTAAAGCATCTCCAGATTTGGATTTCTGATGATGAAACAGGCCGGGTGGGACTGAGAACCTGATGCTCTTTATATGCTCTATAGGGAATGAAATTGCAACTTGAAACACACATTCTGAAATTTGTTTCAGCTGATGCAGCGTCTTCACCGCAGAACTTTCACCGCCTTCCGCCTGAAGACTCTGCTGCCTCCTATTGAGTTATGCTGCATGGATTGAGTTCATGAAGAATGTTATAACAACCATGTTTCCAATTCCAGCGCTAACGACCAATAGGCAGTATCGTGTAAGAAGAATCAGACGGTGCATATAGTTCATACCACCGCCAACCGCCAACAACGATAGTTCGAATCCCCTCGCCAACCTGACTGGAACCTTGCTGCGGCCTCCACGGACCACGGTGCCGATTTCTTACTCGCCTCCTCTGATTATTCGAGTGGGCAATCAGAGAGTCTCAGAGATTCAGAGACTGACGCATGTTGCCAGGTCCATGAGCTAATTGGTTTCGCTGTTCTCACTGGTGCGATGGAACGCTGCTGAAAGGGTCCATCTATCGCACAAAAATGAACCGCGCCAATGTCCGTTTGCTGAACACCGCGACAATGCAATTCTCTCCTGCTGCACATGCAAGGGCAAGGGGATGCGATGGTATATTGATAACTAAGCATGtgggcgccggcgacggcaaTGCAAGCAAATCAAATCATTGGACGCGCAAGAACGGCGCCAACTCCCCCGCGGCCGCGCACGTAGAGCCGATCATTGAACGAACTGTGGGGAATCCGAAAGACAGTTTACACAATTACACGTAGAGTCGGCGGCATTGACTTGTTGTACCCGTCCAACTAATCCCCCCTAGCAATGTCAACTCAACAAACTAATCAAGCGGCCGGACCAAGAGCGTCCGGCCATTAAAAAAAGATTCTGATTACTCggctgatgtatatatacacgtcTAATCAGGTGCGCCATGAAGAACAGAGACTGGAGATCAGGGGACTGGGAGAGCGCTGATCGAGTACAAGCCGTTGATAGATCAATCCGTGGCAACTAATCCATGCAAGGCTGCTTCCGTCTCTCGAGCCCTCGGAGCCAAGCGCCTCatcacggcggcgacggcggtgtgGTCGTCGTGTcccgcggcgagggcggcggcgacggcggcgtgagTAAGATCGTTGTCAGCAGGGGCGAGCTGGACCgcatcgtcgccggcgtcacccTGAGGCAGCACGTGGGGCGCCGCGCCGGCTCGCCGGTACCGGCGGCACGCTCGGGCGtctcgggaggaggaggagcagaagcGGCCGGCGCGCGCTAGTAGCGCGAGGAGGAGCGTGATCCGCTGCTGAAGAGGACCACTTTCCGAATTTTCTATCGCGCGGTCGTTCGGACCGACGTCTTACGGCGGGACGCGCACTGGCCCTCCGATCGATTTCAGCTCCTGAAACTGAAAGCAGGATGTTTTTATGATAAGGTTTCTGCCGGGCTTTACTTTTAACTTTTCAAGTTTGAGTTGTGTGGCATcattccctcaaaaaaacaGTTGTGTGGTATCATCCTTGTATCAAAATTCAAAGCAGAATAAAACAGCGCATGGTTTTGCCTATTTGATGCTAATTTTGGTTGCCATTTGATGGTAACCgaatttcaaaataaacatAATTAGTCTAACCGATCTTCTGGTTTATACCAAATGCCCAACCCTAGTTCCCTCTGACTCCCATTGCAAATAGTCCTATTATTCCCTTAATTTAAAAAGTCCTTAAAAAATATGCTCTACTGTATTGAGTAAAGCATCAGCATTTCACACGTTACATTACAACATGGGCTGGATAAATAATGTACTGGTTGAAGATCTTCAGAGATTCTgaacataaaaaaatatgttcaaTCAAGGAATGAAATTGTTGATAGTACCACATTTTCTGGTAACTGCAGGTGAACCTCCTGAAGACGCCTTCAACTACAAGAAGGAACATGACCTCAAAGCAGCACTAGAATCTACAAGAGGTTGGCTTGCTAGCCTTTCTCCgacaaaatttcaagttaCAAACATGACAGCTAACCAAATATTTCCCTCTGCCGCGACGCTTGCTCTCTCGGCCTCTCAGGTGCTTCCCACAGGGCATTGACATCTAGGGAGGAGAACCATGAGAATTGAGGAGAATGTAGGTGTGGCCGTGTGGGTGGACTGAACCGAGAGGATTATTAGTCTGAAGCTCAAGGTTGGAAATAGGGCAAAGATTATCGACCACACCACCCAAGCTACATATACAATACTAACGCACAACCTCCGCTAAAAAATTAAATGCTAACAGGcaacctgatggagaggatgCTATAGAATTTTCGAACTTCATAGCAATACTTGTGATATCATCAAAAGACTTAGTACTTACAAAAACTGATTGGAGGTTGGCTCCATTACTATGTCATCATGCAGCCAGAGAAATTATTGACATGATTTTTGGACGGGAAAGAAAGGAGCTCTGTCATTGCATCAaagggggggggcggggggtaACAATCCAAATACAACGGCCTAAGCCaaagaaaaaacgaaaaaCTCGATATCACAAAGAGCAGTGACTCTCGGCTATACACACAGCAAGCTATCTTCCAAACGCCCTATTAAACTCATCATTATCCTCCTCGATCAAACATCATAGATTGAGTGGAGTCTGACTCTTGTTTTCAAAAATTCTTCGATTTCTCTCTTTCCAAATGTTCCATGAGACATAAGTAGCCAGAGTAATATCTATTTGCGCCGTCAAATTGTTCTTCGGAACCTGAGATAATTTATTCCACCAAGCCTTGACTATTGACTAATAACAAAGGACATAACTATATGTTTACCAGCATGCTGCCAGCAGCACAGAAACTTGTGAATAGATGGATGGTGGAAGTCGAACAGTCGGCGAAAGGATTGCTTTCAAAAAATTTCTTCAACTGCATTGACTCAAGATGAACCACGAAGACGCCTGAATTTGTTGACACAAATATCACATTGTCCTCCCCAGCAACCCCCAGTACCGTTTGGAGATTTGTCCACTCCCTTGGTCTCAGCGGAAGAAGCTTGCCCAATTCAATTGTTTGTGCCGGTATCCATCCGGCAACACCATCAAAATCAGTCATCCTCACCCATAGCTGAGCAACGTAGTCGTCCGAGACAACGATGAAGCCAAGCCCACCACCCAGCTTACTCAAGTAGATGCCATGATGCCCGACATGGGCATCCGGTGGCACCTTTATCACAGCGAGCCTCTGTGTATCCAAATCAAGCTCGAGGATTGCAATCTTACAACCAAAAATAATCCAGTAAAGTGAATTCCCTAAAAGGATGCTTCGACTGCCAATGCCAACACACGACAGTGGGCTATATGGAATCGCTGTCGAGATTATTTCGCCCCAGGTTCCAGTCTCCGATGAGTACACGCAGGCTCGCGCGACGCTCCTGTCGCCGCACACCAACACCACCTTGAAGGGGCTCGAATGGCAGGCGCCGTGCACGTGATCCTTGTCGCCCGCGACGCAGAGCACCTCCGCTTGCACATGGGACGTGCTCCAGTCGTGAtccagctgcggcggcgggctgccTATGCGGCTGCGGTCGCCTGTGACGGGATCCCACACCAGGACCTGGCGGCAGCCGGTGCCGAGGTGGTCCCCGCTGGTGAAGACcacgcggccgtggcggcagcggcggaagGACCagacgccgccgtcctcgatGCCGTCGGTCAGCTGCACGGAGAATTTCTCCGGTGGGATGGAGTCCGGCGGATCCAGAACCGACCTGAAGGAGAGATCCCCGCGGTAGAAGTTGAGGAACACTCCGATGGCGGGGGGCTCCCTGTGATGGGCGCAGAAGCGGCGGAGGAATTGGGGATCAGTGACGAGGCGGCGCCAGAGCTTGCAGACGAGGGAGGCGCGGGTGAGGGAGGAAGGCCgcgcggggaggcggaggagtaTCTCGGTCAGAAGGTCCTCGTCGTCTATCGGGGACGCTAGCGACGGCTTCATCTCGAttctcgtcgtcgtcccctGAGAGGACTCTCGTGCCGATGCGGCGGCGTGTCTGAATTACTAGTATTTGTTTCTCTTTCcggcaggaaaaaaaaacttatacGACCCTCCTACGGGGATACGACACTCTGCCAACTGAAAACGAATACAACAGGGACTCCGATGCAGAACCTAAGCAGGCGACATATGTGGTACGGAGTAAGAGCATGTTCACTCGGCTTTCCTAAAGCCCTCCTAAATAGGTTAGGAGATGTCGGCGtcaaaataacaaatttaaGCACATCAATTCATCCGGCGCTCTCAGGCCATACCCAACTCACAGGGACTAGTGGGGGCGCCGGATGATGCCGAAAGTAGAGCGGGCCATCCTTGTCGGTGAGACAAACATCAATTTGAGGGCTGACGTTTGGGGTGGGGCTGGGAGCCAGCTCCCCCCAAAACGATTTGCTTGCGCCGGCACTCTCCCATATGGCAAAGCGCCGGATGTCGTATGGTGGAGCtaagtggagatgctctaacttGTGACGATGATGGGATTAAGGAGGAGAGGATCGGATTCGGACGGAGAATATTTGTACCATATACGTATCAGAATATTTTTATCAGATCTAGAAGCCATTTGGGTGCAGATTCGGATGCGAAAACAAATACATAATGTACCAAAATTTGTCGGAAACAATATAAAACGGTAATGGATCGGTACCGGACTGGAAACGAATAATGATGGTCGGATGATGCGCGAATAGAAGTAATTTCACAAAACTATTACAATTGGTGCTAGGGTTTCAGTTAGGCACAACTTAAGTTACTCTTGGGTAATTATGTTCACATAACTCTAATATTCCGGATTAGAGCTTTTTGACAGAAAAACCGACGAGGCTAGCCCACATGTAAGGTCCACTTTATTTGTCACCCAACCCCCTCTCCTTTCTCTATATtttgtcttttgttttttctcctctttttCTTCCCCACCCCACAACGCCGTCTGCCTGCCTGCACCGCCTCGTCGCCCGTGGGCCCACGCAGCGCCACCCCGCTGCGCCGACCCCCTGCCCGCCCGTGTCATCCGCGCCGCGCTGTCCGTCCGCCCCAATAGTAgtagttttgtgaaattttctCTCCTAAAATTGAAAAGAGTGATATGTGCGATGTAGTATATGGGACTTATCCATCACGTGACCAGATACATGATAAGTTGCAAGCTTATCTTGCACATTAATTGTTTGGTTTTCGAGAGACAGCTACTAGTACttcacaaacaaattaatctcAATCTGGTTTTCAATTCAGGTTGTTTGCTCAAGTCACCTTTTGGTATTGATTAGGATTAATTTTGAACACACATGGCAATTTATATGTTGTACTTACacagtattttattttgaggaactTCAAAAGGGCAAGAATACTGCAACTCTATTAAGATAATTGACCTTGTTCACCACAAAATCAAGCCAAAAGCATTTACAAAGAGTGAAACGGCGCCCGAGAGTGTTGCCTGCAATTCATATTCAGCCATGTAATTGCAGTGCATTATTTGTAATAATCTGTTGTTCTGTATTCAGGCTAAGAGAGCATTTTGTTCTGATCGTCTTGTTCCACTAATTGCTGCTATGAGCAGGATTATTGGATAATGCAACACCTGTGGTGTGTATGTGTGGAATTTTGGCTGACAAATATTGTTTGATACCTCCGTTTTGAATGCAGACCCCATTTGTAATAACTTAGATAGTTAAAAATCTGCAGTTTCGTATTCAGGCTAAGAGAGCCTTTCGTTCCACTAATTGCTGCCAAGAGCTGGGTTAGTGAACAATTCAAAACTTGTCGCGTTTGTGTGATTGTTAGCTGATAAATATTTATAGAACAGACGACCTACATTATACACGATTTAGATGGTTAGGAGTGCCCATTTGGGTTCCAGTGTCTTCATGTTGAGATCTGAGACTTTTGAGAGAGTCGCAATGCAGGTCTTATGTTATCTTGTTCAGTTACAACATCATACATTTTCAACCAATAAAGATTAGCTGCTTACATAGTTCATACCACTTTCCAAATGCATGCCGAAATGATCTGTACCAGTACTACACCTACGCAAATATTAATTCTACATAAAAATAGACAAGCAAGTGAGCAACATTATGATTGAGTTGTGTTATTCTGAAGAATACAGAAGTAGTATTTGATCAAGCAgccaaagaaaaaactaacATGATGGTATTTAAATTGCTAGTCCAAGCAACACTCCGGAAAACAAATTATCAAAAACAACTcctacctccgatccaaaataagatGCAAAATTGCAGTCTTGAACTAGGCTTAGTTCAAACTGACAcgcttattttggatcggagggagtaagattTAGTTTTAACTGCAGATGCTATTACCTGCAGCACAGAAACTTGTAAATGGATATGTATAAATAGTGGGCGGCAAATCAGGGAAAGTGTTGCTTTCAAAGATCTTCTCAAACTGTAGTGACTCGAGATGGACCATGAAGACGCCGATTCTTGTTGACACAACCATCACATTAACATCCGCAGCAATCCCCATTACtcttttgatccattcccCTGATTTCAGTGCGAGAAGCTCGTACGGATCAATTGTATGTCCCGGCATCCATCCAGCAACACCATCAGAATCAGTCATCCTCACCCATAGTTGTAGATCGTCCCCCAACACAGTGATGAAGCCAAGCCCGCCACCCAGCGTACTCAAGAGAAGGTCGCCCTGGAGGGCATCGGCATCCGGTGGCATGTCGATCACGGCTAGGTTCTGGCTATCCAAATCAAGCTCAAGGATGCCAATCCGAGCACCAAAAAGAAACCAATAGAGGATATTCCCAACCAGGATGCTGCGACTTCCAACAAGATGAGATGGTGTGTCCTAATGAACTGTTGTCGAGATGAGATTGCCCCATGAGCCAGTCTCCGACGAGTAAACGCAGGCTCGCGCGACGCCCTTGTCGGCGCACGCCAAGACCACCTTGAAGGGGCTCCAATGGCAGGCACCGTGCACGTGGCCCTTGTCGCGGGCAACGCAGTGCACCTCCGCTTGCACGTGTGACTTGCTCCAGTCGTGGCCCGGATGACACGGAAGGCCTAAGCAGCGGCGGTCGCCTGTGACGGGGTCCCACACCAGGACCTCGCGGACGCCATAGCCGATGCGTTCGTGGTTGGTGAAGACgacgcggccgtggcggcagcCGCGGAAGGACCAGACGCCGCCTTGGATGCCGTCGACCCGCAGGGAGAAGCGCTCAGGCGGGATCACGTCGGGCCGTTCCCAAATCGACATGAAGGTGAACTCGTCGAGATTTTGCTGGACGAAGAGGCCGACGATGGGGGCCTCCCTGTGCTTGGCCCAGAAGCGGCGGACGAATTGGGGGTCGGTGACGAGGCGGCGCCACGACTTGCAGACGAGGGACGCgcgggggagagaggaaggcCGTGCCGGGAGCCGGAGGAGTATCTCGGTGAGGAGGTCTTCGTCTTCTGTCGGggacgccggcgcggcgcggcaggagttcatctcctcttcctctctcgtgtctgcccctttttttttcgttccGGATGATATACAGGAGAATATCGTCGTTCCCCTCAAAAGTTCAATTCACCCTGGTGTCGTGCCGATCGGTCTTTCATCCCCACCTTCCAGCATGCTGCCAGATTCCGAGGCGGCGGATCGCCATGTGAGGGAGTTGGCCAAGAAATACGGAGTGACCCCCGGGCGCATCGACTTCGTGAACCTCGGCCCGGTCTGCGGCGAGCCCAGCCGCGCCGTCCAGGTTCCCCCGGTTCCTGCCACCTGTCAGGCGGACAGCATCGCCGGGGGCCGCCCAGCCCGCttgaggcggcgctgctggacACCGTCCACCGGCACCACCTCCAGGCGCTCACCATGATGGGCCGCGAGGCTGTCGGCTTGCACGCGCGGGGCACGGTGCTCAAGAGCTACGCCTACGGCCTGCACGGCCCCGTCTGCAACATCGTTCTCAACTCGCTCTGGTACGAATCTACGTTTCCGGCCGCTTCCCCGAGTGATGTTCTCGAGCCCATGATGCTGAGTTGCAATGCCATATTCCGCATGGCTCGCCGGTCGCTCGACGCTCTCGTCGCCTTCATAAGGGCGTACGCCCCTGCCTTGTCCGCCCAAGATGCGATGTTTTATCTGCATCGAAGCCATGGAAATCTTCACCGTGCCGCTGTGCTAATTGACACGGAAGGTGTTGACCACAAAAACGGCATGGAGGACGCCTTGAGGGCTGCGATTCTGGCGGCGCATCTCCCTGGCGATGTGGCTCGCCAGGCAAATTTCTCGTTTGTTGTTAACTCTGCTCCTATTGACGCTTTTCTTGCTCGTCATGGAATTTCAGGCCACTCGTTGGCTTTTGGATTATATGACCTGAGCTCCCGAAACAATGCATCAGTTATAGTGGATGGATTTGTCAAGTCGGTCATGTCCAGATTAGTTTGCACGGTATCCTCGCCGCCAAGCTCGTCCATTCTAAGGCAAGGAGCACATAGAGCTTCAAGAATCAAGAGACACTATTTCAAGAGGGATCAAGAGTTTTGCCTCAATATAGTGAACATGGCACTTGACAAACTTGCGTTCCAGTTTGGGGTAATATTTCTTATACCTTTCTTATACTATTTCTTATTTTACGTCTAGTTTATATCTTGGTTTTCCTTCTATCTAATGATGAATATGCTAACACAATTTTAATTTGCATTCCTCAGAAACGTTATCGTATCCATCTACTATGTGGCAAAAGTTTGGTTACTTTGCTTCCCAATAGCTATTATCACGTCAACTTCATGGCATCTCTCGAGGATGAGCCTACTCAGCCTAAGTTGTTCTTCGCTGAAGTTTGTGCTTCACATAAAGATGTGAATCACGTGACCTTGTGTTGCCCCGTGACATTGTCGGCAACAACTGGTATGCTAAGTTTTCCTCTTTTTTATTGGTTTATGctaacttcttcttttttggtaAATGCATTCTCGTGTTGCGATTGAAGCTAATTCTTTTGTTGACTATTGGGTGATCAGGTGGATGCTCTGCTTGTGAGTTTACAGGGATGAAACTCATCCACCCAATTGATGAGGAATTTAATGGACAGCATGACTTCACTAAGGGTTTCGATCCTCACATGGTTGAGCGTTTCAGGAAAGACCCTAACTCAGAATTTG includes:
- the LOC112271679 gene encoding uncharacterized protein LOC112271679 is translated as MGREAVGLHARGTVLKSYAYGLHGPVCNIVLNSLWYESTFPAASPSDVLEPMMLSCNAIFRMARRSLDALVAFIRAYAPALSAQDAMFYLHRSHGNLHRAAVLIDTEGVDHKNGMEDALRAAILAAHLPGDVARQANFSFVVNSAPIDAFLARHGISGHSLAFGLYDLSSRNNASVIVDGFVKSVMSRLVCTVSSPPSSSILRQGAHRASRIKRHYFKRDQEFCLNIVNMALDKLAFQFGKRYRIHLLCGKSLVTLLPNSYYHVNFMASLEDEPTQPKLFFAEVCASHKDVNHVTLCCPVTLSATTGGCSACEFTGMKLIHPIDEEFNGQHDFTKGFDPHMVERFRKDPNSEFGVPLIEEYIFFEPDQHPEVRTFLETTYADMSDDQVDLSLLWFGNCLP
- the LOC100840325 gene encoding F-box/LRR-repeat protein At2g43260-like; amino-acid sequence: MKPSLASPIDDEDLLTEILLRLPARPSSLTRASLVCKLWRRLVTDPQFLRRFCAHHREPPAIGVFLNFYRGDLSFRSVLDPPDSIPPEKFSVQLTDGIEDGGVWSFRRCRHGRVVFTSGDHLGTGCRQVLVWDPVTGDRSRIGSPPPQLDHDWSTSHVQAEVLCVAGDKDHVHGACHSSPFKVVLVCGDRSVARACVYSSETGTWGEIISTAIPYSPLSCVGIGSRSILLGNSLYWIIFGCKIAILELDLDTQRLAVIKVPPDAHVGHHGIYLSKLGGGLGFIVVSDDYVAQLWVRMTDFDGVAGWIPAQTIELGKLLPLRPREWTNLQTVLGVAGEDNVIFVSTNSGVFVVHLESMQLKKFFESNPFADCSTSTIHLFTSFCAAGSMLVNI